A genomic stretch from Xiphophorus maculatus strain JP 163 A chromosome 16, X_maculatus-5.0-male, whole genome shotgun sequence includes:
- the slc25a17 gene encoding peroxisomal membrane protein PMP34 → MTAEVFSYESLVHAVSGAVGSVTAMTVFFPLDTARLRLQVDENRKAKSTPAVLADIVKEEGVLAPYRGWFPVICSLCCSNFVYFYCFHWMKASWLKSRQSTPTTDLIVGIVAGVINVLLTTPLWVVNTRLKLQGSKFRNSDIRPTNYAGILDAFKQIVRKEGVGALWNGTFPSLLLVLNPAIQFMIYEGLKRQLRRGASRELTSLEVFIIGAVAKAVATTVTYPLQTIQSVLRFGQVNAPTKKSKLLSSLQTLKGLLVNRARKHGVLGLFKGLEAKLLQTILTAALMFLLYEKIASSTFRVMGLSSGHYKRR, encoded by the exons ATGACCGCCGAGGTTTTCTCCTATGAGAGTTTGGTTCACGCTGTGTCAGGAGCCGTG GGAAGTGTGACTGCGATGACAGTATTCTTCCCTTTGGATACTGCCAGGTTACGGCTTCAAG TGGATGAAAACAGGAAGGCCAAATCTACACCTGCTGTTCTGGCTGACATTGTGAAAGAAGAAGGAGT ACTAGCTCCCTACAGAGGATGGTTTCCTGTCATCTGTAGTCTTTGCTGCTCCAACTTTGTCTACTTCTACTGCTTCCACTGGATGAAAGCTAGCTGGCTGAAGAGCAGGCAGTCAACCCCCACCACTGACCTCATTGTCGGCATTGTTGCAG GTGTTATAAACGTCCTACTGACCACTCCTCTGTGGGTGGTCAATACCCGGCTGAAGCTCCAAGGCTCCAAGTTTCGCAATTCAGACATCCGGCCCACAAACTACGCTGGTATCCTGG ATGCATTTAAGCAGATCGTCCGTAAAGAAGGTGTTGGCGCCCTCTGGAACGGCACCTTCCCATCCCTGCTGCTGGTGCTCAACCCCGCCATTCAGTTCATGATTTACGAAGGTCTGAAGAGGCAGCTGAGGAGAGGGGCTTCCAGAGAG CTTACATCTCTGGAGGTCTTCATTATCGGGGCGGTCGCCAAAGCCGTCGCCACCACTGTTACGTACCCACTGCAGACGATACAGTCCGTCCTCAGG TTCGGTCAGGTCAACGCACCGACAAAAAAGTCGAAGCTGCTGTCCAGCCTGCAGACCCTGAAGGGTCTACTGGTAAACAGAGCGAG GAAACACGGCGTGTTGGGTCTGTTCAAAGGCCTGGAGGCCAAGCTGCTGCAGACCATCCTGACTGCTGCCCTCATGTTCCTTCTCTATGAGAAGATTGCCAGCAGTACCTTCAGAGTTATGGGACTGAGCAGTGGCCACTACAAGAGACGCTAA